From Halobacillus sp. Marseille-Q1614, the proteins below share one genomic window:
- a CDS encoding ABC transporter ATP-binding protein has protein sequence MTKKITVQQLIKNYDSLSVINGLSFALDAGEHLSIVGPSGSGKTTLLRILAGLEKPSAGSIYLTGQNVSTIPARKRSVGFVFQQPLLFPHMTVEENIQYGAKLQNISYNKVNDLLEATSLYKAKDQFPAEISGGQQQRASLARSLAAEPDVLLLDEPFSSLDPSLRQELRYWVRDLLKKREVTSIFVTHDYEEAMLMGDRIGVFHEGTFQQIGTAEELHNLPANPFVARFLGGHLVLEDERYIPLDHIQLYTKVPEQEAFEAEVLQTTFHQGQRTIHLYISSLDRKLSLPVHETISAPKVYLSIPSPSVQSFTNR, from the coding sequence TTGACGAAAAAAATTACCGTACAGCAGCTGATCAAAAACTATGACTCCCTCTCTGTTATCAATGGACTGAGTTTTGCACTTGATGCCGGTGAGCACTTGAGCATTGTCGGTCCATCCGGGAGCGGAAAAACGACCCTTCTGCGCATATTAGCCGGACTTGAAAAACCGTCAGCAGGCTCTATCTATCTCACCGGGCAAAATGTGTCCACGATTCCTGCACGGAAAAGAAGCGTAGGATTCGTTTTTCAGCAGCCGCTGCTGTTTCCGCATATGACCGTTGAAGAAAATATCCAGTATGGAGCAAAATTGCAAAACATCTCTTATAATAAAGTTAACGACTTACTCGAAGCGACCAGTCTGTATAAGGCAAAAGATCAATTCCCTGCCGAAATTTCAGGAGGTCAGCAGCAGCGCGCTTCCTTAGCAAGGTCGCTTGCAGCAGAACCTGATGTGCTTTTATTAGATGAACCGTTCAGCAGCCTTGATCCATCTCTCAGACAGGAACTCAGATACTGGGTCAGAGACCTGCTGAAGAAACGGGAGGTCACCTCTATTTTTGTTACTCATGATTATGAAGAAGCGATGCTGATGGGAGACAGGATCGGGGTCTTTCATGAAGGGACTTTCCAGCAGATCGGGACGGCAGAGGAGCTGCACAACCTGCCGGCTAATCCTTTTGTTGCCCGATTTCTCGGCGGCCACCTCGTTTTAGAAGATGAACGGTACATCCCATTGGATCACATTCAGCTGTACACTAAAGTTCCGGAGCAGGAAGCTTTTGAAGCCGAAGTGTTACAAACGACGTTTCACCAGGGACAGCGTACTATCCATTTATATATCAGCAGCTTAGATCGTAAATTATCGCTGCCTGTACATGAGACCATTTCCGCACCTAAAGTTTATCTCTCGATTCCCTCGCCGTCTGTTCAAAGCTTTACCAATCGCTAA
- a CDS encoding TVP38/TMEM64 family protein, with the protein MSKRAIIRGSILLLAFVAAAWFVRYQLDLSPREIRLYILSYGWWGPLIFIGLYTLGPFIAFPTSILSLAAAFTYGVWPGILFIVIGASGAAVVGFVMGKWFGHSVIKIPNTPWMKNLYARMEANGFLYVLTLRLIPIIGFNVLSYAAGIAKVRWISFITATMIGLIPGTLAYSLVGSSLAEGDRSLLLAGLSIIAWVGLIIYLFRKKVFTILKLK; encoded by the coding sequence ATGAGCAAGAGAGCCATAATCCGCGGAAGCATCCTGTTATTAGCCTTTGTCGCTGCAGCCTGGTTTGTCCGATACCAGCTGGATTTATCGCCGCGGGAGATTCGGCTTTATATCCTTTCCTACGGCTGGTGGGGGCCATTAATCTTTATCGGCTTGTACACACTTGGCCCGTTTATTGCTTTTCCTACTTCGATCTTATCGCTTGCCGCCGCATTCACCTATGGGGTGTGGCCTGGAATACTCTTTATCGTGATCGGTGCTTCAGGAGCTGCCGTAGTAGGGTTTGTTATGGGAAAGTGGTTTGGCCACTCTGTTATAAAAATTCCAAACACCCCGTGGATGAAAAACTTATATGCCCGAATGGAAGCGAACGGCTTTCTTTACGTACTTACATTACGGCTGATCCCGATCATCGGTTTTAATGTTCTCAGCTACGCAGCAGGCATTGCGAAAGTCAGATGGATCTCCTTTATTACCGCCACGATGATCGGCCTGATTCCAGGAACACTTGCGTACAGCTTAGTCGGAAGCAGTCTGGCCGAAGGCGACCGCAGCCTGCTGCTCGCCGGCCTTTCGATTATTGCCTGGGTCGGGCTTATTATTTATCTCTTTAGAAAAAAAGTATTTACAATATTAAAATTAAAATAA
- a CDS encoding FAD-dependent oxidoreductase has translation MQFKGGVLLRQRLLLVGAGHAHLEVINQYGQNPNDDVDVCLLSPSKYQYYSGMLSGYVEGLYEKEEIRINVEKMAEKAGVNFIKKRADFVNPKRKKLHCEGGAVYPFDMISFDIGSNKVPDQFQYSFTQSVKPYSHFVDQISSLREAPMPLIIGGGAAGSELALALQAYKNNHNAVGQVRLVTSTEVLSSGSKGSTKKLRSILKEAGVQLWEHEKVKELYDDYVLTHTNNRIRHSDLLWMSGPQADEIFKRSSLQVDKRGFALVQDTLQFEDYDFMFGAGDCVTMSSHPDLDKSGVYAVKQGPVLFENLLNFVKGAPLQPFKPQKQALYILSTGNKKGLFLYGKLKNHSFSAWKLKNKIDESFIRKYQ, from the coding sequence ATGCAGTTTAAGGGAGGGGTTCTTCTGAGACAGAGACTGTTGTTAGTGGGAGCGGGGCATGCACATTTAGAGGTCATTAACCAGTACGGCCAGAATCCGAATGATGACGTCGACGTATGTCTTTTGTCTCCGTCGAAATATCAATATTATTCGGGGATGCTTTCTGGGTATGTGGAAGGATTATATGAAAAAGAAGAAATCCGGATAAATGTGGAGAAGATGGCTGAGAAAGCAGGCGTTAATTTTATAAAAAAGAGAGCGGATTTCGTGAATCCCAAGCGTAAGAAACTCCACTGTGAAGGCGGCGCGGTTTATCCCTTTGATATGATAAGCTTCGATATTGGTTCAAACAAAGTGCCAGATCAATTTCAGTATTCCTTTACCCAATCGGTTAAGCCGTACAGTCACTTTGTCGACCAGATCTCCAGTTTAAGAGAAGCGCCTATGCCGCTGATTATTGGCGGAGGGGCAGCGGGAAGTGAGCTGGCTTTAGCCCTGCAGGCTTATAAAAATAATCATAATGCAGTAGGTCAAGTGCGCCTTGTTACTTCTACAGAGGTTCTCTCCTCAGGTTCGAAAGGGTCCACGAAGAAGCTCCGTTCGATTTTAAAAGAAGCAGGTGTACAGCTCTGGGAGCATGAGAAGGTAAAAGAGCTCTATGATGATTATGTGTTAACTCATACAAATAATCGCATCAGGCACAGTGACCTATTATGGATGAGCGGACCTCAGGCGGATGAAATTTTTAAAAGGTCCAGCCTGCAAGTCGATAAACGCGGCTTTGCACTCGTTCAAGATACTCTTCAGTTTGAAGATTATGATTTTATGTTCGGAGCCGGTGATTGTGTGACGATGAGTTCACACCCTGACCTGGATAAGAGCGGGGTTTATGCAGTAAAGCAAGGACCGGTATTGTTTGAGAACCTGCTGAACTTCGTAAAGGGGGCTCCGCTTCAGCCCTTTAAGCCTCAGAAGCAGGCATTATATATTTTATCGACAGGCAATAAAAAAGGCCTCTTTCTTTATGGAAAGCTTAAGAATCACAGCTTTAGTGCCTGGAAGCTGAAAAATAAAATCGATGAAAGTTTTATCAGAAAATACCAATAA
- a CDS encoding thioredoxin family protein: MEPIKQQDAFEKTIESEQPIIIKFHADWCPDCRRMDMFIGDILEEYKDYKWYDINRDELPEVADKYEVMGIPSLLIFQKGEKIGHLHSAYAKTPEEVESFLQKHL; this comes from the coding sequence ATGGAACCGATTAAGCAGCAAGACGCATTTGAGAAAACTATTGAAAGTGAACAGCCGATCATCATTAAATTCCACGCGGACTGGTGCCCGGATTGCCGGCGGATGGATATGTTTATCGGTGACATCCTTGAAGAATATAAAGATTACAAGTGGTACGATATTAACCGCGATGAGCTTCCTGAAGTGGCGGATAAATATGAAGTTATGGGAATCCCAAGTCTTCTCATTTTCCAAAAGGGCGAGAAAATCGGCCATCTTCATAGTGCCTATGCAAAGACACCTGAAGAGGTTGAAAGCTTTTTACAAAAGCATCTGTAA
- a CDS encoding DUF368 domain-containing protein, with protein MWRWKNIYRGMLMGASDVVPGVSGGTIAVVLGIYDQLIEAINGFFSREWKKHLKFLLPLGAGIIISILMLANLIEWLFEHYPGPTKFFFLGLIIGVIPYLTNKADMKNKFEGRHYGLLLLGAILVGSMAFFQATEGEPMTNLTLASYIGLFFSGWLASSAMILPGISGSFILLLIGMYSTIISGVANLRFDIILTVGLGVAIGIVIMSKIINYFLENYTSATFGLIIGLVVGSIFVIFPGVPESTPLLIASIITFITGLLSAWLLGRVEYK; from the coding sequence ATGTGGAGATGGAAAAATATTTACCGCGGCATGCTGATGGGAGCGAGTGACGTAGTCCCGGGGGTAAGCGGCGGAACAATCGCAGTCGTGTTAGGTATCTATGATCAATTAATAGAAGCGATTAACGGTTTCTTCAGTAGAGAATGGAAAAAGCATTTAAAGTTTCTGCTTCCTTTAGGAGCAGGGATTATCATTTCTATTTTAATGTTGGCTAACCTGATTGAATGGTTGTTTGAGCACTATCCAGGCCCTACTAAATTCTTCTTTTTAGGATTAATTATCGGGGTCATCCCTTATTTAACTAATAAAGCGGATATGAAAAATAAATTTGAAGGCAGGCATTATGGTCTTCTGCTGCTGGGAGCCATTCTAGTTGGATCGATGGCTTTCTTTCAAGCAACAGAAGGAGAGCCAATGACTAATCTGACGCTGGCTTCTTACATCGGGCTTTTCTTTTCCGGGTGGCTTGCCAGCAGTGCGATGATCCTCCCGGGGATAAGCGGATCGTTTATTTTGCTGCTGATTGGTATGTACAGCACAATTATATCCGGGGTGGCTAATCTTCGGTTCGATATCATATTAACCGTAGGACTGGGCGTTGCTATTGGGATTGTGATTATGAGTAAGATCATTAATTACTTTCTTGAAAATTATACTTCCGCTACGTTTGGGCTGATCATAGGATTGGTCGTCGGTTCGATATTCGTCATTTTCCCAGGTGTACCTGAGTCAACTCCTTTGTTAATCGCAAGTATCATCACTTTTATTACAGGGTTGCTAAGTGCATGGCTCCTTGGTAGAGTGGAATATAAATAA
- a CDS encoding nucleotidyltransferase domain-containing protein produces MFEPCLQVKGFLEGFEGKWMIAGGWAIDLHIGEETRDHDDIEVAIFREDLTQLSKFLNGWETYVVDHSQMIENNLKEPLDEHIHEIHAHRDEAKLEVLLNRKQREKWVFRRDEEVTFPLSNMNLHSEQGIPYLNPEIVLLYKAKNTEEKDEQDFRYVFPHLNEHQKEWLKQSLIQHQPQHPWLEKLLY; encoded by the coding sequence ATGTTTGAACCATGTTTGCAGGTGAAAGGGTTTTTGGAAGGGTTTGAAGGGAAATGGATGATAGCCGGGGGCTGGGCTATTGATTTACATATAGGTGAGGAGACGAGAGATCATGACGACATTGAGGTTGCGATATTCAGAGAGGATCTTACTCAGCTGTCTAAGTTCCTTAATGGCTGGGAGACATATGTCGTCGATCATTCACAAATGATCGAGAATAATCTTAAGGAGCCGCTTGATGAGCATATCCACGAGATTCATGCACACCGGGATGAGGCTAAATTAGAAGTGCTCCTCAATCGTAAACAGAGAGAAAAGTGGGTGTTCCGCAGAGATGAGGAAGTCACATTTCCACTTTCTAATATGAATTTACATTCTGAGCAGGGGATTCCTTATTTAAACCCGGAAATCGTACTTCTCTATAAGGCGAAAAATACTGAGGAGAAGGATGAGCAGGATTTCCGCTACGTCTTCCCTCACTTAAATGAGCATCAGAAAGAGTGGCTGAAGCAGTCGTTAATTCAGCATCAGCCGCAGCACCCTTGGCTGGAAAAATTACTGTATTAA
- a CDS encoding NmrA family NAD(P)-binding protein — translation MLITGVTGFVGSELAGWLLDEGVPFRTGSRHPLETKEMLDSHLADSVYFDFEKDSTYEKTFSGVKRWFLTRPSNIGDVEPIVNAMKAAKECGVERLVFLSVLGAERMGFLPHRRIEKAIMELGFNYTILRASHLMQDFLKYQILPMKEDHEINAPAGFAKISFVDSRDVAEIAYLALRNSLTAKDVYKVTGKQALTMKEAAQLFSEELNTVITYSNPTKHQFLEYCYHRGYSSSLAKQLANIYTSAKNGFFKTTSLDTEKLLQRQPRGMQEFIQNYKPIFLDN, via the coding sequence ATGCTTATTACAGGAGTAACGGGTTTTGTAGGGAGTGAGCTTGCTGGCTGGCTTCTCGACGAAGGCGTGCCTTTTCGTACTGGTTCCCGCCATCCGTTAGAAACGAAAGAGATGTTAGACAGTCACTTAGCCGATAGTGTCTATTTTGACTTTGAAAAAGATTCTACTTATGAAAAAACTTTTTCAGGAGTGAAGCGGTGGTTTTTAACAAGGCCATCTAATATAGGGGATGTTGAGCCGATCGTAAACGCGATGAAAGCGGCCAAAGAGTGTGGAGTGGAACGTTTAGTTTTCTTGTCTGTCTTAGGAGCAGAACGGATGGGCTTTCTTCCGCACCGCCGGATAGAAAAAGCTATTATGGAGCTGGGTTTTAACTATACGATCCTTAGAGCCAGCCATTTAATGCAGGATTTTTTAAAATATCAAATTCTTCCAATGAAAGAGGATCATGAGATCAATGCTCCTGCCGGTTTTGCTAAAATCAGCTTTGTCGACAGCCGTGATGTAGCCGAAATTGCTTATTTAGCGCTTCGGAATTCACTGACGGCTAAAGATGTTTACAAAGTTACCGGAAAGCAAGCCTTAACGATGAAAGAGGCAGCTCAGCTGTTTTCAGAAGAATTAAATACAGTGATTACTTATTCAAATCCTACGAAACATCAGTTTTTAGAATACTGTTATCATAGAGGATACAGCAGTTCATTAGCTAAGCAGCTGGCTAACATCTACACATCGGCAAAGAATGGATTCTTTAAAACAACCAGCCTCGATACTGAGAAGCTCCTGCAGAGGCAGCCAAGAGGCATGCAGGAATTCATACAAAATTACAAGCCTATATTTCTGGACAACTAG
- a CDS encoding metal-dependent hydrolase has protein sequence MMASGHQTVGVTAGLLSITLLPQVEYIPNGTLETILFFVFVLFGSLLPDIDTPSSTLGRKFWRALMYILLAAAVLYLFAPEYLETYREQLKVFVMLTFPLLVMVKSHRKMTHSVVFIGLLLFYHLVITYFFEVPPYYFVGFMLGVCSHLLGDYLTKRGIPFFYPISKKYFRFIITMRTGSSAEKIMVTVLSIWNVWYLISQVF, from the coding sequence ATGATGGCATCAGGACACCAAACTGTTGGGGTAACAGCAGGTTTATTATCCATTACCCTTTTACCGCAGGTGGAGTATATTCCAAATGGTACACTGGAAACAATTTTATTTTTTGTTTTTGTATTATTTGGCTCCTTATTACCTGACATTGATACACCCAGCTCCACATTAGGCAGGAAGTTTTGGAGAGCACTTATGTACATATTATTGGCGGCGGCAGTCTTATATCTTTTTGCCCCGGAATACTTAGAAACGTACAGAGAACAGTTGAAAGTATTTGTTATGCTGACCTTCCCGTTATTAGTCATGGTAAAAAGCCATAGAAAAATGACCCATTCGGTTGTGTTTATTGGTCTGCTGCTTTTTTATCATCTTGTGATTACTTACTTTTTTGAAGTACCGCCGTATTATTTTGTTGGATTTATGTTGGGTGTTTGTTCTCATCTGCTTGGGGATTACCTCACTAAACGAGGCATTCCCTTTTTTTACCCGATTTCCAAAAAGTACTTTCGGTTTATTATTACCATGAGAACAGGTTCATCTGCCGAGAAGATCATGGTTACGGTACTGTCCATTTGGAATGTCTGGTATCTTATTTCGCAAGTATTTTAG
- a CDS encoding organic hydroperoxide resistance protein: MSNVMFTSHATAKGGREGHVKSDDGVIDVNLVMPGSDSNESGSNPEQLFAAGYSACFDGALNLIASKQKKDIESETTADVSLIKDESDDGFKIGVILNVSVKGVSQEEADQLVKDAHDFCPYSKATKGNIDVELNAKAV; this comes from the coding sequence ATGAGTAATGTAATGTTTACTTCTCATGCGACAGCAAAAGGCGGTCGCGAAGGCCATGTTAAATCAGATGATGGTGTTATTGATGTAAATCTTGTAATGCCAGGAAGTGACAGCAATGAATCAGGCTCTAATCCAGAGCAGCTGTTTGCCGCAGGATACTCTGCATGCTTTGATGGTGCTCTAAACTTGATTGCCAGCAAACAGAAGAAAGACATAGAATCTGAAACTACTGCCGATGTAAGCCTTATTAAAGATGAGTCAGACGATGGCTTTAAAATTGGTGTCATTTTAAATGTAAGTGTAAAAGGTGTTTCCCAGGAGGAAGCCGATCAGCTTGTAAAGGATGCTCATGATTTCTGCCCTTATTCCAAGGCAACTAAAGGAAATATTGATGTAGAATTAAACGCAAAAGCTGTATAA
- a CDS encoding YkvA family protein, whose product MRKFWRRIKFLANIRKSVPFIIKFFRSSDVKLKHKLLSILLIIGYFLFPWDIVPDFLILLGFVDDVAILAFVLQQMVKMAPESLKKEFHPEEKL is encoded by the coding sequence ATGAGGAAATTTTGGCGCAGAATCAAATTTTTGGCCAATATAAGAAAGTCGGTGCCTTTCATCATTAAGTTTTTCCGTTCCTCAGATGTGAAGCTTAAACACAAGCTGCTTTCGATTTTGCTGATCATCGGCTATTTTCTCTTTCCCTGGGATATCGTTCCTGATTTTCTTATTCTTCTAGGGTTCGTAGATGATGTCGCAATTCTTGCATTTGTTTTGCAGCAGATGGTTAAGATGGCACCGGAATCCTTGAAAAAGGAATTTCACCCCGAGGAAAAACTGTAA
- a CDS encoding NADPH-dependent FMN reductase encodes MKILLLNGTIVGSKTKALLNEIERYIHKLNKGYETSILYLEDYQMEFVDGRPGEEYNEEMQQLIREVEQADAYVIATPIFQGSIPGTLKNLFDAISPRAMRHKPVSIVANGGTLQHHLVIENQLKPILNYFRCLVTPNYVYTHTNHFSTQGELIDEDVHNRLQEMTLVFDQYMEMSQKI; translated from the coding sequence ATGAAGATCCTGCTTCTTAACGGTACTATCGTGGGCAGTAAAACGAAAGCATTGCTAAATGAAATCGAAAGATATATTCATAAACTTAATAAAGGCTACGAAACCTCTATCCTATACTTAGAAGACTACCAAATGGAATTCGTAGATGGCCGCCCTGGTGAGGAATATAACGAGGAAATGCAGCAGCTGATCCGTGAGGTAGAACAAGCAGATGCCTACGTGATAGCTACTCCTATTTTCCAAGGGTCGATTCCAGGTACTTTAAAAAACTTGTTCGACGCTATTTCACCCCGGGCTATGCGCCATAAGCCTGTCTCCATTGTAGCAAACGGAGGGACATTGCAGCATCACCTGGTGATCGAAAACCAGTTAAAACCCATCCTGAATTATTTCCGCTGCCTCGTGACCCCTAACTATGTCTATACGCATACGAATCACTTTTCAACACAAGGGGAACTGATCGATGAAGATGTTCATAATCGCCTTCAGGAAATGACGCTCGTCTTCGATCAATATATGGAGATGAGCCAAAAAATCTAG
- a CDS encoding diacylglycerol kinase family protein encodes MPEKAMIIVNPSSGKEDAADYVEQIEDILTGKGYELQTVQTKKEFDATNYCIEACHGEIDLVVSLGGDGTLHETINGMVDQEHRPKLGVVPLGTVNDFARALDLPLDPKKAIEVLRSDHTKKVDIGKFNDRYFVNIVAVGAIAEATFEVSPEQKTKFGSLAYFIEGVKTLASNQSYPIRVEFDDKVWEGDSFLFLAALTKSTGGFEKLSPEAKVNDGVLHCYAIKEVNMIRLASIITSVLRGNVKEDKDVEYFTAKKLRISSEEKLHTNVDGEEGDELPVSLEVKPQHIDVVV; translated from the coding sequence TTGCCTGAAAAAGCTATGATTATTGTAAACCCTTCTTCTGGAAAAGAAGATGCGGCCGACTATGTAGAGCAAATTGAAGACATTCTTACGGGAAAAGGATACGAGCTTCAAACCGTTCAAACGAAAAAGGAATTCGATGCTACGAATTATTGTATTGAAGCCTGTCACGGTGAAATCGACTTAGTCGTATCCTTAGGAGGAGACGGCACACTGCATGAAACGATAAATGGCATGGTCGATCAGGAGCACCGACCGAAACTTGGAGTCGTTCCATTAGGTACAGTGAATGATTTTGCAAGGGCTCTGGATTTGCCGCTTGACCCAAAGAAAGCTATTGAAGTGCTCCGGTCAGATCATACAAAAAAAGTAGATATCGGGAAATTCAACGACCGGTATTTTGTTAATATTGTGGCCGTTGGAGCTATAGCTGAGGCGACGTTTGAAGTTTCTCCTGAACAAAAAACAAAATTCGGATCTTTAGCCTACTTTATTGAAGGAGTGAAAACACTGGCTTCTAACCAGTCTTATCCGATACGGGTGGAATTTGATGATAAAGTATGGGAAGGGGATTCCTTTTTATTTCTCGCCGCATTAACAAAATCAACGGGCGGCTTTGAAAAGCTGTCGCCTGAAGCTAAGGTTAATGACGGTGTTCTGCACTGTTACGCGATTAAAGAAGTAAATATGATCCGGTTGGCTTCAATCATCACCTCTGTTTTAAGAGGTAACGTAAAAGAAGACAAAGATGTGGAATATTTTACAGCGAAAAAGCTGCGCATTTCTTCTGAAGAAAAACTTCACACGAACGTAGATGGAGAAGAGGGAGATGAGCTTCCTGTTTCCCTTGAAGTAAAGCCCCAGCATATAGATGTTGTCGTATAA
- a CDS encoding GNAT family N-acetyltransferase, with the protein MSGIVREPEPRDLVHVTRYAIDWAKLVDEQHDQPQRTERLRGRKDWAAEHLFNDHPNRRVLVAEQGGRTVGYIFGTVENNKTGWIREIYVDEFYRREGIGTKLMESIRSWMESQSINSIHVNIPDSYGREFFQTFDDLTIHAVH; encoded by the coding sequence ATGTCAGGCATTGTACGAGAGCCCGAGCCAAGAGACTTAGTCCACGTGACGAGGTATGCGATTGACTGGGCAAAGCTTGTAGATGAACAGCATGACCAGCCGCAGAGAACTGAACGTTTGAGAGGAAGAAAAGACTGGGCTGCTGAACATTTATTTAATGATCATCCTAATCGCCGCGTGCTCGTTGCTGAACAGGGAGGACGTACGGTCGGTTATATATTTGGAACCGTGGAAAATAACAAAACAGGCTGGATCCGTGAAATATACGTTGATGAATTTTACAGGCGTGAAGGAATCGGAACTAAGCTGATGGAATCGATAAGAAGCTGGATGGAAAGTCAGAGTATCAACAGTATTCACGTAAATATACCTGATAGTTATGGCAGGGAATTCTTTCAAACCTTTGATGACCTAACCATACATGCCGTCCACTAA
- a CDS encoding GNAT family N-acetyltransferase gives MNSIQRDNGTFFVEENSERVAELAYKQGGSTMTITHTHVKESEQGEGLATELVENAVEYAREQNMKINPMCSFAKKVIEERTEFQDVLAK, from the coding sequence TTGAATTCAATACAAAGAGATAATGGTACATTTTTTGTAGAGGAAAATAGTGAAAGAGTGGCTGAATTAGCTTATAAACAAGGTGGCTCCACGATGACCATTACCCATACTCATGTTAAGGAATCTGAGCAAGGGGAAGGTCTTGCAACAGAGTTAGTGGAGAATGCCGTCGAATATGCGAGAGAACAAAATATGAAAATTAATCCGATGTGTTCGTTTGCCAAGAAAGTGATAGAAGAACGTACGGAATTTCAAGACGTGCTTGCGAAATAG
- a CDS encoding carbon-nitrogen family hydrolase → MTTTIAIIQMDIAFGDPETNRKNAIPRIKEAAQNGGKVILLPELWTTGYDLEHFDKIAETLDGPTHTMMADLAKELGVTVAGSVAEDDHGEFFNTFVAYNKDGDRVLKYRKVHLFRLMNEEKFLHAGFHKGNFVVEDTLAAGVVCYDIRFPEWIRTHMLNGARGLFVVAEWPKPRVEHWRNLLISRAIENQCFIIACNRVGSDENNEFGGHSIVIDPWGNIAAEAGEDEEILYCDVDFSRVEAIREQIPIFQDRRPDLYE, encoded by the coding sequence ATGACAACAACTATTGCTATTATTCAAATGGATATCGCGTTCGGTGATCCGGAAACGAACCGAAAGAACGCCATTCCCCGCATTAAAGAAGCTGCCCAAAATGGCGGTAAAGTGATCTTACTCCCTGAACTATGGACCACCGGGTATGATTTAGAGCACTTTGATAAGATCGCCGAAACATTAGATGGACCGACCCATACGATGATGGCCGATCTGGCAAAAGAACTTGGGGTAACCGTTGCTGGATCTGTCGCAGAAGATGATCACGGGGAATTTTTCAATACATTTGTTGCCTATAACAAGGACGGAGACAGGGTTCTTAAATACCGTAAAGTCCACCTGTTCCGCTTAATGAACGAAGAAAAATTTCTCCATGCCGGTTTTCATAAAGGAAACTTTGTTGTCGAAGACACCCTTGCCGCGGGAGTCGTATGTTATGATATTCGCTTTCCCGAATGGATCCGCACCCATATGCTAAATGGGGCACGAGGGTTGTTCGTAGTTGCTGAATGGCCGAAGCCTCGAGTCGAGCATTGGCGTAACCTGCTCATCAGCCGCGCCATTGAAAATCAGTGTTTCATTATTGCCTGCAACCGCGTAGGATCTGATGAAAATAACGAATTTGGCGGACATTCGATTGTTATCGATCCTTGGGGGAATATTGCAGCAGAAGCCGGGGAAGATGAAGAGATCTTATACTGTGATGTCGACTTCTCCCGTGTGGAAGCAATCCGCGAACAAATCCCGATTTTCCAGGACCGCCGCCCGGACTTATATGAATGA